Proteins from a genomic interval of Xiphias gladius isolate SHS-SW01 ecotype Sanya breed wild chromosome 23, ASM1685928v1, whole genome shotgun sequence:
- the LOC120785787 gene encoding protocadherin gamma-A11-like: MMASKIILFQSCCFNFLLVFLHVAYGDRSYSFPEEMKRGSVIGNIAKDLGLQTGALSNRRARIDSDGTDKRYCDINLNNGDLIVADRIDREGLCGEKASCILKHELVLESPLELHRISLHIQDINDNSPQFNEESITIEIRESTVRGARFAIEEAHDADVGQNSVQQYSLKKNEHFILAANGNTIEIVLDKELDREKQKEMNLLLTALDGGSPQRSGTVVIHVTVLDANDNAPVFSQTVYKASLPENSPPGTVVVRVSATDADEGVNGDVTYDFGHVTEDVKKIFSIDRKVGEIRVVGAVDYETTTTFEIRVKAKDGLGLSSYAKVIISITDVNDNAPVVNLKSLTSPTPEDTPAGTEVGIINVQDRDSENNRQVRCSIQQNVPFKLVPSIKNYYSLVTTGQLDRELVSDYNITITATDEGSPPLSSSKTVQLSVADINDNPPVFEEQSYSAYVSENNKPGSTLCSVTARDPDWRQNGTVIYSLLPGEVNGAPVSSYLSVNGDTGVIHAARSFDYEQFRSFKVHVMARDNGSPPLSSNVTVSVFISDVNDNSPQILYPAPEGNSFMTELVPKAAHGGSLVSKVIAVDADSGQNAWLSYHIVKSTDPGLFTIGLHSGEIRTQRDISESDSMKQNLIVAVKDNGQPSLSATCSMYLLISDNLAEVPELKDISYDEKNSKLTSYLIVALVSVSTFFLTFIIIILGVRFCRRRKPRLLFDGAVAIPSAYLPPNYADVDGTGTLRSAYNYDAYLTTGSRTSDFKFVTSYNDNTLPADQTLRKSPSDFADAFGEFEGCSEV; encoded by the coding sequence ATGATGGCTTCGAAAATCATCTTGTTTCAGTCGTGCTGCTTCAAtttcctccttgtttttttgcacGTCGCATATGGAGACAGGAGCTATTCTTTTCCAGAGGAGATGAAACGAGGATCGGTTATTGGAAATATAGCCAAGGATCTCGGGCTGCAAACGGGCGCGCTATCTAACAGAAGAGCCCGCATTGACAGCGATGGGACTGACAAACGTTACTGTGACATAAACCTGAATAACGGAGACCTGATTGTTGCCGACAGAATTGACCGAGAGGGGCTTTGTGGCGAAAAGGCTTCGTGCATCCTAAAACATGAGCTTGTGCTGGAGAGTCCTCTTGAGCTCCATCGGATTAGTCTGCACATTCAAGATATTAATGATAATTCACCACAGTTTAACGAAGAATCGATCACTATAGAAATTCGAGAGTCCACAGTTAGGGGAGCTCGTTTTGCGATAGAGGAGGCGCACGATGCGGATGTAGGCCAAAATTCAGTTCAACAATACAGCCTTAAAAAGaatgaacatttcattttggctgCAAATGGAAACACAATAGAGATTGTTCTCGATAAAGAGCTTGATcgtgagaaacaaaaagagatgaaTTTGCTTCTCACAGCTCTAGATGGTGGCTCTCCTCAGAGATCAGGTACCGTTGTTATACACGTCACTGTGCTGGATGCTAATGATAACGCCCCAGTGTTCAGCCAGACCGTTTATAAAGCCAGTCTGCCCGAAAACTCTCCTCCAGGTACAGTAGTTGTGAGAGTGAGTGCGACTGATGCAGACGAGGGAGTCAATGGAGATGTGACTTACGACTTCGGACATGTTACTGAAGATGTGAAGAAGATATTTAGTATTGATCGTAAAGTAGGTGAGATACGAGTAGTTGGTGCTGTTGATTATGAAACTACTACAACATTTGAAATACGCGTTAAAGCAAAAGATGGGTTAGGGCTTTCATCTTACGCCAAGGTAATAATTTCTATCactgatgtgaatgacaacgcCCCTGTAGTCAATTTGAAATCATTGACGAGTCCCACACCAGAAGACACCCCAGCTGGTACAGAGGTGGGCATCATTAACGTGCAGGATAGAGACTCTGAGAATAACAGACAGGTCCGCTGCTCCATTCAgcaaaatgtcccttttaaGTTAGTTCCCTCCATTAAAAACTATTATTCTCTGGTGACCACAGGACAACTGGACCGCGAACTAGTGTCCGATTACAACATTACAATCACTGCCACTGACGAGGGCTCTccacctctgtcctcctctaaaACCGTTCAGTTATCTGTAGCCGACATCAACGACAACCCACCGGTGTTTGAGGAACAGTCCTACAGCGCATAtgtgagtgaaaacaacaaacccgGCTCCACTTTATGTTCCGTGACTGCTCGAGACCCCGACTGGAGACAAAACGGTACAGTGATTTATTCTCTGTTACCGGGTGAGGTGAACGGTGCCCCGGTGTCGTCCTATCTGTCTGTTAACGGAGACACGGGGGTGATCCACGCTGCGAGGTCGTTTGATTACGAACAGTTCAGGAGCTTTAAGGTCCACGTGATGGCCCGAGACAACGGTTCTCCTCCGCTCAGCAGCAACGTGACCGTCAGTGTCTTCATATCGGATGTGAACGACAACTCTCCTCAGATACTGTACCCCGCCCCGGAGGGCAACTCCTTCATGACCGAGCTGGTCCCCAAAGCTGCACACGGAGGTTCTCTGGTGTCCAAAGTGATAGCGGTGGACGCGGACTCCGGCCAGAACGCCTGGCTGTCCTATCACATAGTCAAATCCACCGATCCGGGACTTTTCACCATTGGTCTCCACAGCGGAGAGATCAGGACCCAGCGGGACATTTCTGAATCTGACAGCATGAAACAGAACCTCATAGTGGCAGTGAAAGATAACGGAcagccctctctgtctgccacctGTTCCATGTATCTACTTATCTCTGATAACTTGGCTGAGGTGCCAGAACTGAAGGATATTTCCTATGATGAGAAGAATTCCAAACTGACTTCTTACCTGATCGTCGCTCTGGTGTCCGTGTCCACCTTTTTCTTGaccttcattatcatcatcctgGGTGTGAGGTTTTGTCGCAGGAGAAAGCCCAGACTGTTGTTTGACGGAGCAGTCGCCATCCCCAGCGCTTATCTGCCTCCTAATTACGCAGATGTTGACGGCACAGGAACTTTACGCAGCGCTTACAATTATGACGCCTACCTGACAACAGGATCTAGAACCAGTGACTTTAAGTTTGTGACATCTTACAATGACAACACGTTGCCTGCTGACCAGACTCTGAGGAAAAGTCCTTCTGATTTTGCTGATGCATTTGGAGAATTTGAAGGATGTTCAGAGGTATGA